The Streptomyces sp. NBC_00659 genomic interval CGCCGGGCCGGACCGACCGGAACTCACTCATGTCCGCCACGGCGGCCGAGACCGTGCGGCGTAAGCGGTGGACCCTCGTCAATGCCGCGAACTACGCGGTCGACTTGGGGGAGCTGCGCGAAATCCGATCACGGCTCTCCGCTGGCGGAAACCGAAGGCCTCCAACCAGGTTGACCCTCGTGTTGCCGCCGACCTGAGCAGGCGCGCAATCGTGGAGGCCCTGCTGACCCGCTACGCGAAGTGCCTCGACGGGCGGCAGGACGTGGTCAACCGGCGTATCGGGGACCGGCTTCGCGAGCACGATGACTGGCGTATCGAGGACCGGCTTCGCGAGCACGAGTGACTGAGGGCACGATCCTGCGGTCACCACCTCCGTACCCAACGGCTTCCCAGCCGCCTTCGGCCTGTGTCACCGCCGCTGGTGCGCCCTTCGCCGTGCCGACCGCGCGTGCCGGCCGGCACGCGTCGATACCTGGCCGCCGGTCCTGCCTTTGCCGCGAATGACAGGTTGCGGGCTCGCGGAAAACTGGTCATGGTCGCTGAAGGTGATCAATTGATCACGCAATGCGACCTGGAGAAAAGATGCTCAGACGTCAACTCAGCCCCGTGGTCTTGGCTGTGCCGATTGTTGCTGTGCTTGGCATGGGAAGCGCGGCAAGCGCGGAACCCCAGGTGTCCATCCCCTGTGATGTCGCCGCGCTCAACAATGCGATCGTCGCCGCCAACGACAACACCGGACCGCACACCATCAGGCTCGCGCCCAAATGCGTCTACAACGTCACGACTCCGGCGTCGACCGGTGGGCTCGGCGCCAACGCCCTGCCGCGGATCACGGGCACCGTCACCCTGCTGGGTCACAACACCACCATCCGACGGGACCCCGACGCCTCCGACGCCTTCCGCATCGCGCAGATCGACGGTCCCAATGGGCGCCTGACCGTGGACGGTGTCACGGCGACCGGTGGCGGCTACCTCGATTACGCCGGCACCTACCTGCCCACCGACGGAGGGACGCTCATCCTCCGGCACAGCACGGTGACCAACAGCACGGCAAACCAAGGGGGCGCCATTTTCGTCAACCAGGGCAGCACCCTCGAAGTCCATGACAGCGTTCTGCGGGACAGCGCGGCACAGCGGGGAGGCGCCATCTACAACGGGCCGCGCAGCACCACCCTGCTCGACAACACCAAAGTGGAGCGGAATCAGGCTACGCAACTTGGGGGTGGCATCTTTACCGCCGGGGCCTCTCTGACCATCAAGAAGTCGTACATCGGCGGCAATCGCGCTTTCGAGCAGGGCGGCGGAATCTACAACGACCGCGCCCCGATGGACATCTCCTCGACGACCATCGCCGACAATCGTGCGGGCCAGATGGGCGGCGGTATCGCCAACGACGGCACCAGCACGCTGACGAAAACAGTGGTGCAGCGCAACAGTGCGCTCAACGGCGGCGGCATCTGGCAAGCGCCGTCCCCCAGCGTCCTGAACCTCGTCAACAGCCGGATCGTCGACAACACCCCCAACAACTGCCGGCCTGTCGGCTCGGTCCCTGGCTGTACGTCCTGACCGCGGAGCGGGCGCATCGACGGTGCGGCCCTCGGTGATCGGTGATCCGGGGCAGAGGACGGAGGCGGCGAAGGAGTCGGCCCGCTCTTTGCGCCCAACGACCGGGGCCGCTGCCTCAAGATCCCGTCCACACTCGTCCACAGCCCCCGGCATAGAGCCGCCTCGGGCTGCAACTGCCTGCACATACGCGAAGACCCCGGCCTCAGCGTTTCCGCTGCTGACGGGGTCTTTGGGCACCTCATCGTGCGCCAGTGCGCCGCCACCAGCAGTGCTCGGTCCTCCAGCGGCAGGCTCCACGGTCGGCCCCGCACCGCATCCGCACCCCTCGCGGCGCAACACGGTCACCAGCTTGGCGAACTGGCGCGGGCTCAGCCCAGTGAATGGAGCTATCCAGGTCGACTCCGACGCCGTGATCACACCAGCCATCACGTGATCGTCTCAGTTGCACGTGTGGCTCTCTCCAGCCGATCCTGTGTACTCGGCGGACGAGGAGGACGACGTGGGGCTGATCCTGTTCCCGGGCGACGGGGACACCGCCAGTCCGGATGTCGCCTGGTCCTCCACCGGCTTCAACGCGTTCCGCCGCCGCTTGACGCAAGCGGAAGGGTTCGTCCTCGACGAGATGCGAGGCTTCGGCGGAGAGCGCCCCTGGAGCGATGTCTCCACCACGCTGGAGCCCTTCCTCGACCGTCCGGACGACGGTGGCGGTGAGCTCTCGACTGCCGAGTGCACCGCGTTCTTGCCCCGGTTGGAAGCGATCACCGGCGAATGGCGAGCGCAGGCCGCCGACCCCCTCCTCCAGCAGCACATCGAAGACGCCCGACAACTGGCGCTCGTCCTACGCCTCTGTATCCGGAAAGACGTCGAACTCCTCTTCCTGTGACGTCTGACAAATGATCGTTTCTCACGTCTGCGGCTTGGGCCGATGGCCTTGCCGTGGCGGGCTGGGGCATTGATGCTGATCTGGTGCCAGGACAGCGGAAGAGGAAACGCAAGGAACGAGACTCACGGGCACGGGCCGCCGCTCGCACCGCTCCGGACAAGGGTCGCTGGGAAGTGGTCTTCGAGACTCGTGATGAGTCGGAATTCAATGCTCACCTCCGTGGCCTGCGTGCCGGGAAGGAGAGGTTCGACGGGGAGCTGGCTCGGATCGACACGCTCTGCGGGCGTCTGACGCATCCGACCACCTACCGGCTGAGCCTGTTCGTGCCGTACCCCGCGGGTGATCCTGACCGCGAATACCTTGATGATGGATCTTGTGGTGGTCGAGGTGAGTCGACGGACAGATACGGCCTGGACGAGTAGATCCGAAAGCCTGGTGGACTACAGCCTGGGTAGAGCCTCGGTGGGGTCCGGAGAGCGACGTTCTTGGAGCCGGTAGAGGTAGACGCGCAGGTCGGTTGCGAGTGCGCCGTCGAGGTAGGTGAGGAGGTCGTTCAGTCCCGCGGTCGCCTCCCGGTGGCTCTCATCGGAGTGGGCGGACCATGCGGTGTTGAGGCTTGTGGCCCATTCACGCAGTCGGCTCCGCTCGTGCCACCACGACCGGACAGAGTCCGCGGTCCAGTGCTGGTCTCCGTCCCAGCCGTAGCCGCTGAGGGGATCGGCCCAGGCGGCGAAGAGCAGCCGGTCGACCTCGAAAGCGTTCTTGGGCTGGCGATAGACGAACTCCTGGCCTGTCACATCGTCGTAGAGGACGTGATCGGGGGCGGCCATCCGCCCGGACCAACAGTTGTCGGTGTCGGCGCCGTAGAACGGTCCTGGTACGTTGCGCCGGTTCCGTTCTTCCCAAC includes:
- a CDS encoding ferredoxin, giving the protein MNGHSGYWDPLPASRAAADAPVPEAVPNLVPALPHPETYLMGRWEERNRRNVPGPFYGADTDNCWSGRMAAPDHVLYDDVTGQEFVYRQPKNAFEVDRLLFAAWADPLSGYGWDGDQHWTADSVRSWWHERSRLREWATSLNTAWSAHSDESHREATAGLNDLLTYLDGALATDLRVYLYRLQERRSPDPTEALPRL